Proteins co-encoded in one Arachis hypogaea cultivar Tifrunner chromosome 13, arahy.Tifrunner.gnm2.J5K5, whole genome shotgun sequence genomic window:
- the LOC112736049 gene encoding transcription repressor MYB4 has product MRKPCCDKEGTNKGAWSKQEDQKLIDYIHLHGEGCWRSLPKAAGLHRCGKSCRLRWINYLRPDIKRGNFAPDEEDLIIKLHALLGNRWSLIAGRLPGRTDNEVKNYWNSHIRRKLINMGIDPNNHKLYQTSPLPHAASSSSRLNLDLTIAFPAHYSSSPTFTLAQEDDDNNNNNPKPTSENMDESNPTLLLFQ; this is encoded by the exons ATGAGAAAACCTTGTTGCGACAAGGAAGGTACCAACAAAGGTGCTTGGTCCAAGCAAGAAGACCAAAAACTCATTGACTACATCCACCTTCATGGCGAAGGCTGTTGGCGTTCCCTTCCAAAAGCCGCCGGCCTTCATCGTTGCGGTAAAAGCTGCCGATTGAGATGGATCAATTATTTACGACCCGACATTAAACGCGGCAACTTTGCCCCTGATGAAGAAGATCTCATCATCAAACTCCATGCCCTCCTTGGCAACCG GTGGTCACTTATAGCGGGAAGGTTGCCAGGACGCACCGACAATGAAGTCAAGAACTACTGGAATTCTCACATCCGCAGAAAGCTCATCAACATGGGAATTGATCCAAACAACCACAAGTTATATCAAACCTCTCCTCTTCCTCACGCTGCTTCTTCCTCATCCCGCCTCAATCTTGACCTAACCATTGCTTTCCCTGCTCATTATTCTTCTTCGCCTACATTTACCCTCGCCCAAGAAGACgacgacaacaacaacaataatcctAAACCAACTTCTGAGAACATGGATGAATCCAACCCTACCCTTCTTTTGTTTCAATAA
- the LOC140177750 gene encoding uncharacterized protein codes for MTNVMDMVNKINLEKEAWNLKVRVIRLWTVPTFTGQLLPNSMEMILVDESGCKIQATVQKTMIYRFKQLLSEGRVYVMKLFSVVPNQGSYRATRHQFKLIFKFKTTVRDAICDFIPKSALTISPFTELLETKEDSDFLVDVVGLLVSVLEEKEYDKDGKKMKMAVMKLAENEIRCVLFGEYVDELNRFLFSRYAEQPVVVLQFAKVKVELDFRMLCLHQNLDLILTSQRWKLFGKVGAVFVNSSIPHGVSASQPIGIVGSGKNIGIEEDFMKLTPRFRVNVLVEDSSGVSIFVLFDRETGYLLNKTCAQLFEQYLKDVDVVFGTQSPPIFQEIVGKTMLFKVLSRPIGMEKFKGTYPVKRVCDYAAIVGMFELSGSDLSLEKMCYVLSKVGFVPKGDGSFRKPSKVTKSPNLRLTPSSCSELFAGSPQCTQQESSVVDLGADEDAKYPLLKRKSADAVVDKLNEVDSSENSCDEVDESEEEYVVGLNRGSLDVEKDVKPSLKRLRRSLRLQFDEANESRGSGNNGYSGHGVN; via the exons ATGACAAATGTCATGGATATGGTTAATAAGATTAATCTTGAGAAGGAAGCATGGAACCTCAAAGTTAGGGTGATTAGGCTTTGGACTGTTCCTACTTTCACTGGTCAGCTTCTCCCAAATTCCATGGAGATGATTTTGGTTGATGAATCT GGGTGCAAGATACAAGCTACTGTTCAGAAGACTATGATTTACAGGTTCAAACAACTTCTCTCTGAGGGTCGAGTATATGTAATGAAGCTCTTCTCTGTTGTGCCAAACCAAGGATCTTATAGGGCCACTAGGCATCAGTTTAAGTTGATTTTCAAATTCAAGACCACTGTCAGGGATGCTATCTGCGATTTTATTCCAAAATCTGCTCTTACAATCTCTCCATTCACTGAACTTTTGGAAACCAAAGAGGATTCTGATTTCTTAGTTG ATGTTGTGGGTCTGTTGGTCTCTGTGTTGGAAGAGAAAGAATATGATAAAGAtggaaagaagatgaagatggcTGTGATGAAACTTGCTGAAAATGA GATTCGGTGTGTCTTATTTGGTGAATATGTTGATGAACTTAATCGATTTCTGTTTTCTAGGTATGCTGAACAGCCAGTTGTGGTTTTACAATTTGCCAAAGTTAAG GTAGAGTTGGACTTTAGAATGTTATGTTTACATCAAAACTTGGATTTAATCTTGACATcccagaggtggaagcttttcgGAAAAG TTGGTGCTGTATTTGTTAACAGTTCTATTCCACATGGAGTTAGTGCATCCCAACCCATTGGCATTGTTGGATCTGGAAAAAATATTGGAATAGAAGAAGACTTTATGAAGCTCACACCTAG GTTTAGAGTGAATGTGTTGGTTGAGGATTCCAGTGGTGTTTCTATTTTTGTCCTCTTTGATCGCGAGACAGGTTACCTACTGAATAAGACTTGTGCCCAACTGTTTGAACAATATCTTAAGGATGTTGAT GTTGTGTTTGGCACACAGTCTCCTCCTATATTCCAAGAAATTGTTGGAAAAACTATGCTGTTCAAGGTTCTTAGTAGGCCTATTGGGATGGAGAAATTCAAAGGGACCTATCCAGTGAAGCGTGTTTGTGATTATGCTGCAATAGTTGGAATGTTTGAGCTCTCTGGTTCAGATTTGAGTCTTGAAAAG ATGTGCTATGTATTATCCAAGGTTGGGTTTGTACCAAAAGGAGATGGATCATTTAGGAAACCCTCTAAGGTTACCAAATCACCAAATTTGAGATTGACTCCTTCCAGCTGCTCTGAACTCTTTGCTGGTTCGCCTCAATGTACCCAACAGGAATCAAGTGTTGTTGACTTGGGAGCTGATGAAGATGCTAAG TATCCTCTCCTCAAGAGAAAGTCTGCTGATGCTGTGGTGGATAAGTTAAATGAAGTGGATAGTTCTGAAAATTCATGTGATGAAGTTGATGAAAGTGAAGAA GAGTATGTGGTTGGCCTTAATCGAGGCTCTCTTGATGTTGAGAAAGATGTGAAGCCTTCGTTGAAGAGGTTGAGAAGATCCTTGAGGCTACAATTTGATGAAGCTAATGAATCTCGTGGCTCGGGGAATAATGGCTACTCTGGACATGGGGTTAATTGA